The DNA sequence AAAAATTTGATAATGTTTTGTTATTAATAAACAAAAATAAGAAGAAAATTAATATAGATTTATTTATTCAATCAATGGATCTTTTATTGATATTAAATTCTTTAGGATACTTGGATATAAACCTATTTAAGTTTAAGATTTTAATTGATTATAGTTTTACTAAATTACAAAAAACAATTAATAAAAATACTCAATCAGATAAGTTAAAGAAAAAAATTAATGAATTTAATTTTCTGGTAAATTCAGTTCTTTTATTCAAAGAAGAAAAAGAATATAAAGAATATTGTAAGATTGTTGATCAAACTATAAAAGCATTTAATAATTTATTAAAATCAAACATAAATTTAAGTTCAAAAAAAATAAGCAAAAAAACTAAATTAATTTTAATAATTACTGGTTCTATTTCAGGATTTATAGCAGTTTCATCTGCTGTAATTATTCCAACAACACTACATATATTAAATAAAGATGAATCTAAAGAAAACAAAACAGTACCTTGAACTGAATTACAACCTTCAATTAAAGTTAAATATAACTTATATAAATTGAAAAATATTCCTTGAAGTTTTCATAATAGAATCAATGATAATATAACGAATAAAACAGAAGAAAAATTAAATATTCTAGATGAACAATTTGCAATAAATAGTGATTTAAATGTAAAATGAGTACAAATATCAAAATATTATGACGAATCATCTTTGGATTTAAGAGAAAATTACAAAAGGAAATTAGAAAATTTATTTAATTCAAAAAAAGATATCGACACTTTAATCATTCAAGTAAATAATTTAAACGATGAATACAAGAATAATATAGAAAAACATAATGAAGAAATCTATTTATATTTCAACCAATACATTAAACCTATAGATAATTCACTCAGTAAAGTTATAAAAGCTAATGAAGTTTATGATAGATCATTTGATATTATTATTGAAAATATTATTAAAAAATTTAATTATAATTTCATAAATAATTTTGATATTTATGATAAAACATCATTTGCACATCTCAAAATCTTTTATAGTGATTTAAATACATTTATTGATAAAATTAATGAACATTTTTTAGATATAAAAGATCTTAAATTAAGATACATTCCAACAGAAGAGAATATTGAAGAAATTGTAAAAATATTTGATGAATTCAAAAATAATAAAAATAACAATTTTGATATTTACATTACTAAAACAATACAAAATTATATTGATTATTTTAGCAAGGGTAATTTCTTCCCTTTGATTGTCGAACGTTTAACATATTTCAAAAACAACTTTGATTTTGGTATTAAAGAACATACTATGCAATGATTTATTACTAAGGATAAAAATTTTACTTTAAGTCCGGGTAATGCTGAAAATATTGAATGAAGACTACCATATATGCGGAACAGTAGATATGGACTTATTAAATTAAATAGCGAATATATTATTAGTTGGTTAAAAAATTATGATGAGTGATTATGAGTAATTAACGATGAAGAAAAAATCGGAGAAATTAACTTAGAAAATGTTAAAGCTTTCAATCATTATAAAGACTTCAAAAATGAATTTATTGCTAATGAGTTTAAGAATTATGAAAACTTTAATATCAATGTATCAGATTGAAAATATAAAGTTGATAATAAGATTATTTTAAATAATTTATATAATGAATTATTGAAAATTTACAACGCAAATTCTTTTGAAATAAATGATTGAAATTCAGAAATTAATTTCAATGATAATCCATACATTCCAATTAATTTTGATTTTAATTTATATAGAAAATATATAAATAATACAATAAAACAAGTTGAATATACTCGTACTATTATTTATGATTTACTAACTGAACAACCTAATTTTTTCAGCAATTTTTATCAACTTCCACTATATACGTTAAAAGTAAACAATCAATATTTTAGTAAAGAGAAAAATGAAGATGATACTTTTGATTTTCCATATATTAATAAATTATTTTTAGATAATGATGGATGAATTGAAGAAAAATACAATGAAAATAGGAAAAATATAATAGATCAACTTATATTATGACGTAAGAATTGAGAAACTCTTTTATCTAAATATATTTCTAAAAATTGAAATAAAAAACAAATTATTCTAGCACTTTCATTTTATATTACATCTAATGTAATGTATATGTATAATAATATTCCTTTTAGTTTTAATACGGATGGAAATAATTTTTATAATCCTGCTTCACTTTTTGAAACTGATAGAACACTTAAATGCTATGGATATAGTCAAAATCTCTCTCTAGCACTAACACTACTTAATATTCCAGTTAGAATAATTAGTGGTTATATATTTGATGATATACAAAATCCATTAGTAAGCAGCGGGGGACACGCTTGAAATGAAGTATTTATTGATAATAAATGAGTAAGTGTAGATTTAACTTTTGCAGACTACCAAGAAAGCTGAAGTAATTTTAATAGTGAGTTAAATTTAGAAGAGATATTTCTGAACAGAGATAGTGGAAGTCGTACAATGTTTAGATTAAAATATATAAGCTATATCACAACAATCATTAAATACCTAAATAAAGATGAAAATGGTAATTATGTGCACAATTATATTGAATTACCAACTCATTACAGTACTAATCCTGAAACTGAGCTTAAATGAGAAAATATGCTTCCACTTTTAAGACAACAATACAAAACTAATCAATATTAACACCGGTAATTATGTGCACAATTATATTGAATTACCAACTCATTACAGTACTAATCCTGAAACTGAGCTTAAATGAGAAAATATGCTTCCACTTTTAAGACAACAATACAAAACTAATCAATATTAACACCATTTTAAACTAGGACAACGAAAGTTGACAAAAAATTATTTTAAAACATCATTGCAAATTGCTTTGGTGTTTTTTATTTGCATTAATTATTTCATTCATTAAATTAAATAATAGTGCATAATAATTATGTAAATGTTTCCATTTACAAATAAAGTTGAAGACTCAAAAGGAGAAAATGAAACATAAAGATTTTTTAAGCAAAATAGATTATGCTATTTATGACTATGAAAGCAAAATACAGGATAATGCATTTACTGGTATTGAAGATATAGGACGTTTTACATTTAATAATGTTTTTTATTACTCAAGAAATGAAAATGAAAAAATATCTGTCGAAGAACTTGTTGAAGAAATAGCTTCAAAGAATATACCAAGACGAAGACATGAAATTTTTAAACTAGTTCCAGAATTAGAATCTAAAATCAATGAAATTTTATTTGACGGTACTTATGATAACTTTGACCAATTGCTAAAACGTGCACTCTTTGAATATCAAAAAGATTTTGTACTAGAAAATATTGAACATTTATTTAGATTACATTTTCTAAATTTAGCTAAAGAAATTGTTAAAAATAACGGAAGAGAAGAAATTAAAGTCAATTGAGAGTGATTTAATGATTTAGTTATTAAGAAAGCTAAAGAGTTTTGTTCAAAAGATGTGTTGTATAAGTATGTTCCGACAGAATTTAATGAATTTAAAGAAATTTTAGTCTAGTAAATGTAAATCAGGCATATAAATAAAACAAAAATGAATAATAACAACACCATTTCGGTGTTTTTCTTTACATAAATTATTTAACTTTATTAAATTTTATAATAGTGCATAATAATTATGTAAATGTTTCCAATTTACAAATTAAAACTATTAAATTAATAAATAAAAAGAGAAATATGAAAATAAAAATTACACCAACACAAATTGAAACATATTCAGATAATTCATCATTAATCTGTTTTCCTAAAAATTCTGAATATAAAAGATTTAAGTTTTGACTTTCGAATAAAAGAGTTTTTAAAACTGGTTGATTTTATACTATTTATATTGATGAAAAAGGTACAACAACTATTTTTAAAAATGGAAATGGGCAGTGAAATAAATTTGAAAAAATAAGTGAACAAAAAATCACAAATAAAAAATTAATAGAAGCTTTTTCACATCAACAAGACAGCATTATTGAGAAAAAACATAGATATCATTAAAGAAAAATAACCAAATAATACTTTATACGTCATTTATACCGACAAATAAACCGACAAATGTCTATTTAAAATGACGGTTTAAAATGAATTATTGTAATTTTCTATTATAAATTGATTAATTTAGTGTTGTTTTGCAAATTAATAGATGTTTAACCCGACAGGAATAAAAATATACCGTCATTTATACCGACATTTAAACCGTCAAAAATATAAATGTTGCTATAATATTAAAATGACTAATAATAATTGCTATATAGAATCAGAAATTTTGGAGTTAAAAGAAAAAATGAATGATAATTTAACATTCTCTAGTCTTAAAATATATTATGAAGAGAAAAATAAGCATTTGGATAACAATACTTTTGAAAAGAACCTTTCATTAAGAAATTCACTTAATCAATACAATCTTCTTGC is a window from the Mycoplasma anserisalpingitidis genome containing:
- a CDS encoding transglutaminase domain-containing protein translates to MRIFARTKIKKNYIEFINILNLIDKTKFINDKKIDIEKFDNVLLLINKNKKKINIDLFIQSMDLLLILNSLGYLDINLFKFKILIDYSFTKLQKTINKNTQSDKLKKKINEFNFLVNSVLLFKEEKEYKEYCKIVDQTIKAFNNLLKSNINLSSKKISKKTKLILIITGSISGFIAVSSAVIIPTTLHILNKDESKENKTVPWTELQPSIKVKYNLYKLKNIPWSFHNRINDNITNKTEEKLNILDEQFAINSDLNVKWVQISKYYDESSLDLRENYKRKLENLFNSKKDIDTLIIQVNNLNDEYKNNIEKHNEEIYLYFNQYIKPIDNSLSKVIKANEVYDRSFDIIIENIIKKFNYNFINNFDIYDKTSFAHLKIFYSDLNTFIDKINEHFLDIKDLKLRYIPTEENIEEIVKIFDEFKNNKNNNFDIYITKTIQNYIDYFSKGNFFPLIVERLTYFKNNFDFGIKEHTMQWFITKDKNFTLSPGNAENIEWRLPYMRNSRYGLIKLNSEYIISWLKNYDEWLWVINDEEKIGEINLENVKAFNHYKDFKNEFIANEFKNYENFNINVSDWKYKVDNKIILNNLYNELLKIYNANSFEINDWNSEINFNDNPYIPINFDFNLYRKYINNTIKQVEYTRTIIYDLLTEQPNFFSNFYQLPLYTLKVNNQYFSKEKNEDDTFDFPYINKLFLDNDGWIEEKYNENRKNIIDQLILWRKNWETLLSKYISKNWNKKQIILALSFYITSNVMYMYNNIPFSFNTDGNNFYNPASLFETDRTLKCYGYSQNLSLALTLLNIPVRIISGYIFDDIQNPLVSSGGHAWNEVFIDNKWVSVDLTFADYQESWSNFNSELNLEEIFLNRDSGSRTMFRLKYISYITTIIKYLNKDENGNYVHNYIELPTHYSTNPETELKWENMLPLLRQQYKTNQY